From one Cupriavidus oxalaticus genomic stretch:
- a CDS encoding ribbon-helix-helix protein, CopG family, which translates to MEQKTARLTLLIDPNKKAAFERLCAQQDLTASQVIRRFIRDYLAQHGVDYVLSGVDTDKAEAMGKEKSPVGAPSRRVAKPPAKRRAARRGA; encoded by the coding sequence ATGGAGCAAAAGACCGCTCGGCTTACGCTGCTCATCGATCCCAACAAGAAGGCTGCCTTCGAGCGCCTTTGCGCACAGCAGGATCTGACCGCCTCGCAGGTGATACGGCGTTTTATCCGCGACTACCTCGCCCAGCATGGCGTCGATTACGTCCTCAGCGGCGTGGACACGGATAAAGCGGAAGCCATGGGCAAAGAGAAGTCACCGGTTGGCGCGCCGTCGCGGCGCGTTGCGAAACCTCCTGCCAAGCGCCGTGCGGCCCGCCGCGGAGCCTGA
- a CDS encoding response regulator transcription factor, translating into MVLIVDDDAALRGALENLFRSVGMRVALFASAAELLAFAFPDAPTCLLLDVRLRGQSGLDLQTRLSQIGIPVPIIFMTGYGDIPMTVAAMKAGAEDFLAKPFREQDLLDAVTAALEKDEQRRRGMRKLDELRANYQGLTPREAEVMCLVVAGRLNKQIAGELGISEITVKIHRGQAMRKMKAHTFAELVLMAQRLGICEPPL; encoded by the coding sequence ATGGTGTTAATCGTTGATGACGACGCAGCGCTTCGCGGCGCGTTGGAGAATCTCTTCCGATCCGTCGGCATGCGTGTCGCACTGTTCGCATCCGCTGCCGAACTTCTCGCGTTTGCGTTTCCGGATGCGCCTACCTGCCTGTTGCTTGATGTCAGGCTGCGCGGGCAGAGCGGCCTGGACCTGCAGACCCGGTTGTCGCAAATAGGCATCCCGGTCCCGATCATTTTTATGACCGGATACGGCGACATCCCCATGACCGTGGCTGCCATGAAGGCTGGCGCGGAGGATTTCCTGGCGAAGCCATTCCGCGAACAGGACCTGCTCGATGCCGTGACGGCAGCCTTGGAAAAGGATGAACAGCGCCGCCGTGGCATGCGCAAGCTTGATGAATTGCGAGCCAACTATCAGGGCCTCACACCACGTGAGGCCGAGGTCATGTGTCTGGTTGTTGCCGGTCGGCTGAACAAGCAAATCGCTGGCGAGCTTGGTATCAGCGAGATCACCGTGAAGATTCATCGCGGCCAGGCCATGCGCAAGATGAAGGCGCACACGTTTGCCGAGCTTGTGTTGATGGCGCAGCGACTGGGAATATGCGAGCCGCCGCTTTAA
- a CDS encoding Bug family tripartite tricarboxylate transporter substrate binding protein, with the protein MTSVQPAWAAYPDQPVTIVVPYPPGGPADLLARPLSDGLQKALGAPVVLQYKPGAGGQIALRHIQRAKNDGYTLVLALAAYAIGPLVSKSAGYDPVSDFQPVSLIAKQPLVLYVGATSRITSVSDLVVRARSHPVTVASSGYGNTSHLAIELLSQSASIRVTHVPYHGGVQAVMAAISGDVDAVFAGADSLRHIKSGKLRALAVANDARLSIAPETPTFAEAGLPNMLVTGWYGVLAPKGTAKERIEKLDLAVKQVLSELSKSEVLSGYGFKVVHAGPSDFQVFIQQELARWSRLVADRNLVADEVEGGNAGVAGNVRR; encoded by the coding sequence ATGACTTCCGTTCAGCCAGCGTGGGCAGCTTACCCGGATCAACCAGTCACCATCGTCGTACCTTATCCTCCGGGGGGGCCGGCGGATCTTTTGGCGCGCCCACTCAGCGACGGCCTGCAAAAGGCCCTGGGAGCGCCTGTGGTGCTTCAATACAAGCCCGGTGCAGGCGGACAGATCGCCTTGCGGCACATACAGCGCGCTAAGAACGATGGCTATACGCTGGTGCTCGCCCTCGCTGCCTACGCGATCGGGCCACTCGTGAGTAAGTCGGCGGGCTATGACCCCGTCAGCGACTTCCAACCAGTCTCTCTCATAGCAAAGCAACCGTTGGTTCTCTATGTGGGAGCCACTTCCAGAATCACGTCTGTATCCGACCTTGTCGTCCGGGCGAGGTCCCATCCGGTTACCGTGGCATCGTCTGGATACGGAAATACGAGCCATCTCGCCATAGAGTTGCTCTCGCAATCTGCCTCGATTCGCGTGACACATGTTCCGTACCACGGCGGCGTCCAGGCGGTCATGGCAGCGATCAGCGGTGATGTGGACGCAGTCTTCGCTGGCGCCGATAGCCTCAGACACATCAAGTCCGGGAAGTTACGGGCACTGGCGGTTGCGAACGACGCGCGTCTATCGATAGCGCCCGAGACACCCACCTTTGCCGAGGCCGGCTTGCCAAACATGTTGGTCACCGGCTGGTATGGCGTTCTGGCCCCCAAGGGGACCGCGAAGGAGAGAATCGAGAAACTTGATCTAGCGGTGAAGCAGGTCCTTTCCGAGTTGTCGAAGAGCGAGGTACTCTCGGGTTACGGTTTCAAAGTCGTGCACGCGGGCCCCTCAGATTTCCAGGTGTTTATTCAACAGGAGCTTGCGCGTTGGAGCAGGCTGGTCGCTGACCGCAATCTCGTTGCGGACGAGGTAGAGGGTGGAAATGCCGGCGTCGCGGGCAATGTTCGACGGTAA